The nucleotide sequence GTACTTGTTCGCGAACAATAACGCCGGTTAGGGCCTGCACACGAGGCGTCAAACTTTCTACATGCTGGATATTTACCGTCGATAGGACATCGATCTTGTTTTCCAGCAGGAAGAGAACATCTTCGTATCGTTTAGCGAACCGGCTGCCCTCAATGTTCGTGTGCGCCAATTCGTCGACGAGAACCACTTGGGGAAGCCTCGCGAGAATGGCGTCGGCGTCCATCTCTCCAAACAAGGTGCCCTTGTATTCCATCAGGCGGCGGGGGATTTGTTCGAGCTTGTCTGCTAGTTCCGCGATGCCAGCGCGGCCATGAGTTTCCACAACGCCAATCACAACATCTTCGCCGCGACTGCGCCTTCGGATACCTTCGCTCAACATGCTGAACGTTTTGCCAACACCGGGTGCGTAGCCGAGGAAGACCTTGAAGCGGCCACGGTCTTTTTCTGTCTCGCTGGAATGGAGCCAGTCTTCAGGAGATTTTCTTCCGGGTTCGTCCGCTTCAGGCACGCTGTACAATTCCCCGCATGAACTCACGACGCTTGGTGACGATAACATATTGGCTATCGACGTTTGGCGCTCTGGCGGCCATTCTACTCATATACGGCCTGTGGCTGCATGTGAACCCGACCACCGTGGCGCTCACGTTAGTGCTCTATGTGTTGATTGTGGCGGCCCAGTTGAGGCTGCGGTATGCAGTCGTCGCGTCCGTGGTTGCAACTGCCTGCTATAACTTTTTCTTTCTTCCACCAGTGGGTACGTTCACCATCGCAGATCCGCAGAACTGGCTCACTCTGCTTACATTTCTTTCAACCAGTGTGATCGGTAGTCGCCTTTCGCAGGCAGCACGAGACGAAGCGGACCAGGCAAAGGCAAGTCAACGTGAAGTGGAAGTGTTGTTCTCACTCAGCCGTGAATTCCTAAGGACGGACAAGCTGGCTGACATCACGGAAGCTCTTCCGTCGCTTATCAACATCGCTGCACACGCGCAGGGCTCAACGCTGTACTTGCTGGATGGAGATCGCGTATTTCAGGCGGGAGAGCAGCAGATTTCGGGGATCGAGATCCTGCATTTTCGACAACTTGCATTAAGCTTGTCCGGACCGGAAGTGCTATCCGATGGAACGGTTCACGTTCCCATTCGCGCCGGTGTACGTCCGCGGGGCTTGCTCGAAATGGTCGGGTTGAAGCTTTCACAAGAAACTTTGCTAGCGATCGGAGGTCTCGCCGCGATCGCACTGGATCGTGTCCAGGCACTGGAAGAGATTGCCCGCAGCGAAGCTAATAAAGAAAGTGAACGACTTCGCAATTTGATTCTTGATTCAATCACGCACGAATTAAGAACACCGCTCACTTCGATCAAAGGCGCCGCAGGAACTTTGTTGATGGGCTCTGTAAACGAAGAGGATCGAGGTGCCCTGCTCAAAATCATTGATGAAGAAGCGGACAGAATCAACCAGCTGGTTGGCCAGGCTGTGGAAATGGCCCAGCTTGAGGCCAAAGAAGTGCACATGGATTTTCAGCCGGTCGCTTTCGAAGACATTGTGACGGAGGCAAAAGAAAATAGTGCGTGGGTCTGGGCAAGCCATCCCGTTGAGATATCTATCCCAAAACTGCCGAAGGTCGATGTAGATCCGAACATGATCGCGAAGGTCCTATGCAATCTATTAGAGAACGCGGCGAAGTATTCAGAGCCGCAATCTCCGATACGTATTACCGCGGAACAGCGAGGGGAAATGATCGTGGCAACGGTCGCGGATCGCGGTATTGGGATCGATCCTTTGGAACAGGATCTCGTCTTCGACCGCCTGTATCGCTCACGCGAGCATAGCCAGAAAAAACCCGGTACTGGGATGGGACTTCCCATCAGTCGTGCCATCATTGAATCGCACCAGGGGACGCTTACCGTAACGAGCCAAAGAGACTATGGATCGGTATTCAGCTTCACGCTACCGATTTATAAAAAGTGATCTCGCGGTAGTTGCTCACTCGTCTGCGTCGAGCGATGCATGCGGGAACGAGACTGTGATATAAATTGAGTATCCGAGTCCGGACGATATCCGGAACTGTTTTCCCTATCCCGCTGTAGCTAAAAGGGTTATTAGGTGAGAGGGAAGCGAAAACCGGGCGCATAACTCAGCGGTAGAGTGCCACCTTCACACGGTGGAAGTCGTAGGTTCGAATCCTGCTGTGCCCACCATAAAATCAATTACTTACAGACACAGCTTTTCAAAAGTTTGTGGCATTTTGTGGCAAATATGAGATCGGCATTTTTTCTGCGTCTCTATGTGGCTGCTCTCTCCCCTCCTTTCTGCAGCATTAAGTAGACCGATCCGACCATCTGTTGCACGCTCTCAGGCAAGGCCTGCATGTATTCGTTTGCCGTGGTATCCGGGCGCGCGTGACGAAGATGCGCCTGAATGTCTTTGACC is from Terriglobus sp. TAA 43 and encodes:
- a CDS encoding ATP-binding protein, with the translated sequence MNSRRLVTITYWLSTFGALAAILLIYGLWLHVNPTTVALTLVLYVLIVAAQLRLRYAVVASVVATACYNFFFLPPVGTFTIADPQNWLTLLTFLSTSVIGSRLSQAARDEADQAKASQREVEVLFSLSREFLRTDKLADITEALPSLINIAAHAQGSTLYLLDGDRVFQAGEQQISGIEILHFRQLALSLSGPEVLSDGTVHVPIRAGVRPRGLLEMVGLKLSQETLLAIGGLAAIALDRVQALEEIARSEANKESERLRNLILDSITHELRTPLTSIKGAAGTLLMGSVNEEDRGALLKIIDEEADRINQLVGQAVEMAQLEAKEVHMDFQPVAFEDIVTEAKENSAWVWASHPVEISIPKLPKVDVDPNMIAKVLCNLLENAAKYSEPQSPIRITAEQRGEMIVATVADRGIGIDPLEQDLVFDRLYRSREHSQKKPGTGMGLPISRAIIESHQGTLTVTSQRDYGSVFSFTLPIYKK